AATATTATAGAACCCTTGACAAACCGCTAATTTGCCTTCATTGATTAGACTATCCCCTGAGAATAAGACTTTTCTATCGGGTTGATATAATGCCATGCTTCCAGGAGTATGTCCAGGAGTATGAATGACTTGCAACCCACCAAATATCTCTAATATATCACCATCGTCGACAGTTTTATCAACCCGAATGCCTTTTATCGCGAATAAAGTATTGAGTATCCCCCAGCCAACTCTTTTTCCAAAAGATGAATATTGAAGTTTTGCTGTTTGTTCAATATACGGCTTTTCGGCTTCATGAGCAATAAGGGTAGCATGTGAGATGTCTTGTATTTTTTTGACATTTGCTGTGTGATCACTATGACAATGGGTTAAAATGATATAGTTGATATCTTCAATTTGAAAACCTTGCTGTTTCATCTGTGAGGCAATTTTTTTATAATCTCCCATCATTCCTGTATCAATAAGGGCAACTCCATTGTTCTCTACTATCAGATAACATTGCCCACTTTTTAATTCGTCAAATTGATAAACATCTTGTGTAATTTTATGCATAAAGTTTTTCTCCTTTTATTCTATCATTTTGCCGTTGTTGTTTAACGATAAAGTTCAGGTGCGGCAGGGAGAATTACCACAAAAGTTTGATAGCAAGATAAAACTTTGAGAGAACACAAAACTCTGACCACGGCACAATCCCCCGCCCTCAACTGCAACGCAGGGTTAGACAAAAGCTTTGATTCGCTGTCTTTTCCTTTTCCTCTGCCTCACCGAATTATTGTGCATTCCACATTCACGGTTTGACCCTCATATCTCCCCACCGACTTGACCTAAATTTAAATTATCCCTTGCACATCCATTTTTGTTATCTCATAATTTGCAACCAACAACTCTTTCCCTTTTTGTGCTGTCTGTTGTTTATAATTGTTCATCCCGTATTGCAATTCCCACTCAACCTGATAAAAGTCTTTAAACAATGCTCGGATATATTCGTTATTATCATAGGTTATTAACCATTTATGCTTTAATTGTTTGAGATTTTCAAAAAATACTTCGTGATTAAAATCTACATGAAGATACCCATTTTTTCCATATAATCTTGACTGTGTAGTTGAATAATATGGTGGATCCAAAAAAATAAATACACCTTTACCTTCTTTACCTAATAGGTCAGTATAGTCTTTTGGGCTGAATTCTATGTGTTTGATAACCTCATAAGCATGTTTTAATCGTTGGATAGAAGATATTGTAAAGCGTTTTTGAAATGCCTGTTCTGAATATCCTCCACTATCCACAACACCGGAAAATGTAATTCTGTTTAGCACAAAAAAATCAACTGCTCGCTGAAAATCTGATAACGGCTGTTTTCGTTTGGCAACAAGTTCCTGAAATAATTCTTTTCCATTAACATATCCTTGCCTCACCCTAAGAATTTCTCTGATTAACTCATCCTTGTTCGATTGTAATTCCTTCCAGAAACAATACAAATCATAGTTTATATCACTTGCATAATACTTGGCATACGGATTTTTCTGAACACAGTAAAACGAAAATGACCCTCCTCCAAAAAATGGTTCTCGGAATTCCTCATATTGAGGAATAAATCTGTAAAGATAGCCTACTG
This genomic window from bacterium contains:
- a CDS encoding MBL fold metallo-hydrolase — protein: MHKITQDVYQFDELKSGQCYLIVENNGVALIDTGMMGDYKKIASQMKQQGFQIEDINYIILTHCHSDHTANVKKIQDISHATLIAHEAEKPYIEQTAKLQYSSFGKRVGWGILNTLFAIKGIRVDKTVDDGDILEIFGGLQVIHTPGHTPGSMALYQPDRKVLFSGDSLINEGKLAVCQGFYNIDDHELSESVKKLRDIEIDIICVGHGQAILEKGAKLIRELFV
- a CDS encoding DNA adenine methylase, producing the protein MIKSPLRYPGGKSRAVGYLYRFIPQYEEFREPFFGGGSFSFYCVQKNPYAKYYASDINYDLYCFWKELQSNKDELIREILRVRQGYVNGKELFQELVAKRKQPLSDFQRAVDFFVLNRITFSGVVDSGGYSEQAFQKRFTISSIQRLKHAYEVIKHIEFSPKDYTDLLGKEGKGVFIFLDPPYYSTTQSRLYGKNGYLHVDFNHEVFFENLKQLKHKWLITYDNNEYIRALFKDFYQVEWELQYGMNNYKQQTAQKGKELLVANYEITKMDVQGII